The Sphaerospermopsis torques-reginae ITEP-024 genome has a window encoding:
- a CDS encoding glycosyltransferase family 47 protein codes for MTVITDLANQYYLYIRKDQKPVAWDIYDPKPPIDFALTTYFGKVFQAIEKSSLISGLVFYVTWNEIDELPSYGENVVVFVLGDEWYRIPKYAHKVRAVFKCVGTNSILGCNPIVQPSLLNLLTLIQFLRILLVGVPGRVNYYWHKFKSLVLGKGQIPPIYDIPLGYYNSQDLPIKNIADRLYDTYFSGSVIHRQYPIWSFKSWLGTPKALSRKLMLSTLKSFQEKHPEFNIELSITGGYHNRTQADERSYSEIMMDTKICLVPRGTSFETTRLFEGMKYGCVLVTEALPSRWYLEGAPVIKIKNWQELPEVLKNLLENKELMEEMHYKSLIFWRNKCSEAVVAEYVIEKLNKEFTGNSGVNLDPP; via the coding sequence ATGACTGTAATTACCGATCTTGCCAATCAGTATTATCTCTATATCCGCAAAGATCAAAAACCTGTTGCTTGGGATATATACGATCCTAAACCACCCATTGACTTTGCTTTAACTACTTATTTCGGTAAAGTATTTCAAGCAATAGAAAAAAGTTCTCTTATCAGTGGTTTAGTCTTTTATGTCACTTGGAATGAAATTGATGAACTACCATCTTATGGGGAAAATGTGGTAGTTTTTGTATTGGGTGATGAATGGTATCGTATACCCAAATATGCTCACAAAGTAAGGGCGGTATTTAAGTGTGTAGGCACAAATTCCATTCTCGGATGTAACCCTATTGTACAACCTTCATTGTTAAACTTACTGACATTAATTCAGTTTTTAAGAATTTTATTAGTTGGTGTACCAGGCCGGGTTAATTATTATTGGCATAAATTCAAAAGTTTGGTATTAGGTAAAGGTCAAATTCCTCCTATTTATGATATTCCTTTGGGATACTATAACTCTCAGGATTTACCAATCAAAAATATCGCAGATCGGCTTTATGATACTTATTTTTCTGGAAGTGTCATCCACAGACAATATCCTATCTGGTCTTTTAAATCTTGGTTAGGAACTCCTAAAGCATTATCTAGAAAATTGATGTTATCAACTTTAAAAAGTTTCCAAGAAAAACATCCTGAATTTAACATTGAATTATCAATTACTGGTGGTTATCACAATAGAACTCAAGCAGATGAACGCAGCTATAGTGAAATCATGATGGATACAAAAATATGTTTAGTTCCCAGGGGTACATCGTTTGAAACCACTCGGTTATTTGAGGGGATGAAATATGGTTGTGTTTTAGTCACAGAAGCTTTACCTTCTCGATGGTATTTAGAAGGTGCGCCAGTGATTAAAATTAAGAATTGGCAAGAATTACCAGAGGTGTTAAAAAACTTGCTGGAAAATAAAGAACTGATGGAAGAAATGCACTATAAATCATTAATTTTTTGGCGTAATAAATGTTCAGAAGCTGTTGTTGCAGAGTACGTAATTGAAAAATTGAACAAAGAATTTACGGGAAATTCGGGGGTTAATTTAGATCCACCCTAG
- the mutL gene encoding DNA mismatch repair endonuclease MutL, producing the protein MASTIQALPTEVVYLITAGEVIDSFASVVRELVENSLDAGATRIVISLWPQQWRVRVADNGCGMNLDDLQQAATAHTTSKIHSSDDLWKIKSLGFRGEALHSLATLADLEIFSRPVGGNEGWRVVYGNDGEVIKTEVAAIATGTVVTVDNLFANYPARRQGLPNATQQMKAVQTIIQQIALCHPHITYQVWQNDREWFTICQTASAGKLIPQILTQIKPGDLKELKIEIPNPQSTINLVIGLPDRCHRHKPDWVKVAINGRMIKSPELEQTIFAAFHKTLPRDRYPVCFLHLTISPDQINWNRHPAKTEIYLNEINAWQEKISETINQAFYISEANLKDSVHTTRVSNLLKVAEKKGSYNFSSKNADTKTQNYLKAVAQVSNMYIVAEHPGGMWLVEQHIAHERVLYEKICDEWEIVPVETPIILYQLLPSQVAQLQRINLDIETFGEKLWAVRTVPAMLKTREDCAEALLELSLGGDLQTAQVAVACRSAIRNGTPMTLPEMQQLLDDWQRTRNPQTCPHGRPIYLSLEESALSRFFRRHWVVGKSHGI; encoded by the coding sequence ATGGCATCTACAATACAAGCTTTACCTACAGAAGTCGTATATCTGATTACAGCAGGAGAAGTAATAGATAGTTTTGCTTCTGTGGTTCGGGAATTAGTAGAAAATTCCTTAGATGCTGGTGCAACGCGCATTGTAATTTCTTTATGGCCGCAGCAATGGCGAGTGCGTGTAGCTGATAATGGTTGTGGCATGAATTTAGATGATTTACAACAAGCGGCAACAGCACATACTACCAGTAAAATTCATTCTTCAGATGATTTGTGGAAAATTAAAAGTTTGGGTTTTCGTGGAGAAGCGTTACATAGTTTAGCAACTTTAGCAGATTTAGAAATTTTTAGCCGTCCTGTGGGGGGAAATGAAGGATGGCGGGTTGTTTATGGAAATGATGGGGAAGTTATTAAAACGGAAGTGGCGGCGATCGCAACTGGTACTGTAGTTACTGTTGATAATTTATTTGCTAATTATCCTGCACGTCGTCAAGGTTTACCGAACGCCACACAGCAAATGAAAGCTGTACAAACAATCATTCAACAAATTGCTTTATGTCATCCTCATATTACTTATCAAGTTTGGCAAAATGATCGGGAATGGTTCACCATTTGTCAGACTGCGAGTGCAGGTAAATTAATTCCGCAAATTCTCACCCAAATTAAACCAGGTGATTTAAAAGAATTAAAGATAGAAATACCCAATCCGCAATCTACAATTAACTTAGTAATTGGTTTACCAGATAGATGTCACCGTCATAAACCTGACTGGGTAAAAGTAGCCATTAATGGCAGAATGATTAAATCACCAGAATTAGAACAAACAATTTTTGCAGCATTTCATAAAACCTTACCACGCGATCGCTATCCGGTTTGTTTTTTACATCTTACCATTTCCCCTGACCAAATTAACTGGAATCGCCACCCTGCCAAAACAGAAATTTATTTAAATGAAATTAATGCTTGGCAAGAAAAAATTAGCGAAACAATTAATCAAGCATTCTATATTTCTGAAGCTAATTTAAAAGATTCAGTTCACACAACTAGAGTAAGTAACTTACTTAAAGTTGCAGAAAAAAAAGGTAGTTATAACTTTAGTTCTAAAAATGCAGATACAAAAACACAGAATTACTTAAAAGCCGTTGCCCAAGTGAGCAATATGTATATTGTTGCCGAACATCCAGGAGGAATGTGGTTAGTAGAACAACACATTGCCCATGAAAGAGTTTTATATGAAAAAATCTGTGATGAATGGGAAATAGTACCTGTAGAAACACCAATTATTCTTTATCAATTATTACCTTCTCAGGTTGCCCAATTACAAAGAATTAACTTAGATATTGAAACTTTTGGAGAAAAACTTTGGGCTGTACGTACAGTTCCCGCAATGTTAAAAACACGGGAAGATTGCGCCGAAGCATTATTAGAATTAAGTTTAGGAGGAGACTTACAAACCGCCCAGGTTGCGGTTGCTTGTCGCAGTGCTATCCGCAATGGTACACCAATGACTTTACCAGAAATGCAGCAATTATTAGATGATTGGCAACGTACCCGCAACCCCCAGACCTGTCCACATGGTAGACCAATTTATTTATCTTTGGAAGAGTCTGCACTTTCTCGGTTTTTCCGTCGTCATTGGGTAGTTGGTAAAAGTCATGGTATTTAA
- a CDS encoding rhodanese-like domain-containing protein, which produces MSNLVADVNELISRLEWGQPAFTIIDVRDRLTYNHGHITGAISIPLNDLADRAKTSLHKQRQIYVYGDHDTHANLAVSILGAAGFRDVCVIQGGLDAWKTVGGATEGV; this is translated from the coding sequence ATGAGTAATTTAGTTGCTGATGTTAATGAATTGATATCGCGTCTAGAATGGGGTCAACCCGCCTTTACAATTATTGATGTACGCGATCGCCTTACCTACAACCACGGCCATATCACAGGTGCTATTTCCATTCCCCTCAACGACTTAGCCGACCGTGCAAAAACCAGCTTGCATAAACAACGCCAAATCTACGTTTATGGCGACCATGATACCCATGCTAATCTGGCAGTTAGTATTTTAGGCGCTGCCGGTTTTAGAGATGTCTGTGTTATTCAAGGTGGCTTAGACGCTTGGAAAACAGTAGGAGGTGCTACAGAAGGCGTTTAA
- a CDS encoding adenosine deaminase, whose translation MALYAELHRHLGGSVVPRVLWRYFQRHATDLISRFAEYSEFEDFYTRPRNTLDEYLELHTLVESVQTVETLPYFIYRLLRGAYIFENLAYLELRYTPYLRTPEHLNQNARIDKMGEIVEIVGKASRSLEYPIVNSQILCMHSRLPFEVNKAIVDLAAQNREYVCAVDVAGGDRIYGERMPEWISLYNYARSLGLNTTGHLYETKDGCYPELLPYLMRIGHGIQIPLLFPELLPELARRGQCLEVCPTTYLKTGTLQDIRQLKLVFDRCFEAGVDIAICTDNAGLHNVRLPFEYENLLTYDIINFQQLQACQDAAFRHAFAWPHAQHPASLLSGLLKPEPAKILM comes from the coding sequence ATGGCCTTATACGCTGAGTTACATAGACACCTGGGGGGTTCTGTTGTCCCCCGTGTGTTGTGGCGGTATTTTCAGCGCCATGCTACAGATTTAATTTCTCGGTTTGCTGAATATTCTGAATTTGAGGATTTTTACACCCGTCCCCGCAATACTTTAGATGAGTATTTAGAGTTGCATACTTTGGTGGAAAGTGTGCAAACTGTGGAAACTTTGCCTTACTTTATCTATCGCTTGTTGCGTGGTGCTTATATCTTTGAAAATTTGGCTTATTTAGAATTGCGTTATACTCCCTATTTACGCACTCCTGAACATCTAAATCAAAACGCCAGAATTGATAAGATGGGGGAAATTGTGGAAATTGTGGGTAAAGCTAGTCGTTCTTTAGAATATCCCATTGTTAATAGTCAAATTCTCTGTATGCACTCTCGTTTACCGTTTGAGGTAAATAAGGCTATTGTGGATTTAGCAGCGCAAAATCGAGAATATGTTTGTGCGGTGGATGTGGCAGGGGGCGATCGCATTTATGGGGAAAGAATGCCAGAATGGATTAGTTTATATAACTATGCCCGTTCTTTGGGTTTAAATACCACCGGACATCTTTACGAAACCAAAGATGGTTGTTATCCCGAACTTTTACCTTATTTAATGCGAATTGGTCACGGTATCCAAATTCCTTTACTTTTCCCGGAATTACTACCAGAATTAGCCAGAAGAGGACAATGTTTAGAAGTTTGTCCTACGACTTACTTAAAAACAGGAACTTTGCAGGATATTCGGCAGTTAAAATTGGTTTTTGATCGATGTTTTGAAGCAGGTGTTGATATTGCCATCTGTACCGATAACGCAGGTTTACATAATGTCCGTTTACCTTTTGAATATGAAAATCTGCTGACTTACGACATTATTAATTTCCAACAACTTCAAGCCTGTCAAGATGCTGCATTTCGCCATGCTTTCGCTTGGCCTCATGCTCAACATCCTGCATCTTTGTTAAGTGGTTTATTGAAACCTGAACCAGCTAAGATTTTGATGTAG
- a CDS encoding adenylosuccinate synthase → MANVIVIGAQWGDEGKGKITDLLSRSADVVVRYQGGVNAGHTIVVQGQTFKLHLIPSGILYPDTECIIGCGTVIDPQVLIKELEQLEELNISTANLRISETAHVTMPYHRLIDKASEEHRGTHKIGTTGRGIGPTYADKSERTGIRMLDLMDPAGLREQLEWTINYKNTILEKLYDIPPLDPQEVIEEYLGYAERLRPFVVDTSIKIYDAVQKRRNILFEGAQGTLLDLDHGTYPYVTSSNPVAGGACVGTGLGPTMIDRVIGVSKAYTTRVGEGPFPTELDGEIGDLLGDRGAEFGTTTGRKRRCGWFDAVIGRYAVRINGMDCMALTKLDVLDELEEIKVCVAYEIDGQRCDHFPTSARQFARCRPIYKTLPGWQVPTTECRRLEDLPKQALDYLKFLAELMEVPIAIVSLGASRDQTIIVEDPIHGPKRALLHADGTPV, encoded by the coding sequence TTGGCTAACGTCATTGTCATAGGCGCTCAATGGGGCGATGAAGGAAAAGGCAAAATAACTGACTTACTCAGCCGCTCCGCAGATGTGGTGGTACGTTACCAGGGAGGAGTTAACGCTGGACACACAATAGTAGTCCAAGGTCAGACATTTAAACTGCACTTAATTCCCTCTGGTATATTGTATCCAGATACCGAGTGTATTATCGGCTGTGGGACAGTTATTGATCCACAGGTTTTGATAAAAGAACTCGAACAACTTGAAGAATTAAATATTTCTACTGCTAATCTGCGGATATCGGAGACGGCTCACGTCACTATGCCTTACCATAGGTTAATTGATAAGGCATCAGAAGAACATCGGGGAACTCATAAAATCGGCACGACTGGTAGAGGTATCGGTCCGACCTACGCGGATAAATCAGAACGGACAGGCATCAGGATGTTAGACTTGATGGACCCGGCTGGATTACGTGAGCAGTTAGAATGGACAATAAATTATAAAAACACAATTTTAGAAAAATTGTATGATATTCCTCCTCTAGACCCCCAAGAAGTAATTGAGGAGTATTTAGGTTATGCGGAAAGATTACGTCCTTTTGTGGTGGACACATCAATAAAAATATATGATGCGGTGCAAAAACGACGTAACATTTTGTTTGAAGGCGCACAAGGAACTCTACTGGATTTAGATCATGGGACTTATCCTTATGTCACCTCTTCTAATCCTGTAGCTGGGGGTGCTTGCGTGGGTACTGGTCTAGGACCGACAATGATAGATCGGGTAATAGGGGTATCCAAAGCATATACCACTAGAGTAGGTGAAGGACCATTCCCCACAGAATTAGATGGGGAAATTGGTGATTTATTGGGCGATCGCGGTGCAGAATTTGGCACAACCACAGGCAGAAAACGCCGTTGTGGTTGGTTTGATGCCGTGATTGGGCGTTATGCAGTCCGTATTAATGGTATGGATTGTATGGCACTAACTAAGTTAGATGTGCTAGATGAGTTAGAGGAAATCAAAGTTTGCGTGGCTTATGAAATAGATGGCCAACGCTGTGATCACTTCCCCACCAGCGCCCGTCAGTTTGCCCGTTGTCGTCCGATTTATAAAACCTTACCAGGATGGCAAGTACCAACCACTGAATGCCGTCGCTTGGAAGACTTGCCAAAGCAAGCATTGGACTATCTGAAATTCTTAGCAGAATTGATGGAAGTCCCGATTGCGATCGTCTCCTTGGGAGCAAGTCGTGATCAAACTATCATTGTGGAAGATCCAATTCACGGACCCAAACGCGCACTGTTGCACGCAGATGGTACACCAGTTTAA
- the rplY gene encoding 50S ribosomal protein L25: MAIAVESKQRPEGSKPKALRRSGLIPANLYGHNGAESISLVVEAKTVERLLKQAAPNKTEIELNIPELEWTGKTVIREVQIHPAKGTPYHLSFFAAKA, from the coding sequence ATGGCGATCGCAGTAGAATCTAAACAACGTCCAGAAGGTAGCAAACCTAAAGCTTTACGCCGTTCTGGTTTAATCCCCGCTAATTTGTACGGACACAACGGTGCGGAATCAATTTCTTTGGTAGTTGAGGCCAAAACCGTTGAACGCTTGCTCAAACAAGCTGCTCCCAACAAAACCGAAATTGAACTCAATATTCCTGAACTTGAGTGGACCGGTAAAACCGTGATCCGTGAAGTTCAGATTCACCCAGCTAAAGGTACACCTTACCATCTCAGTTTTTTTGCTGCTAAAGCCTAA
- a CDS encoding AAA family ATPase — translation MTQANLPALIEQMLQPGFYPHGVTEPIQLIQTHASYVLLTGEYVYKLKKPINFGFLDYSTLEKRLHCCQEELRLNQRGAGELYLQVLPITCTGEQYHLAGNLEETGEVVEYALKMRQFPQDALFSELFTQGKLNEMHLQELGRVVAEYHAKSQTNDYIRSFGQVSQVRLAVDDNYNQTLKYIGRPQNQQQFTETKAYTDNFFNQNPELFTSRITNNYIRECHGDLHLRNIALWHDKIMLFDCIEFNEPFRFVDVMYDVAFTVMDIEAKGRKDLANAFLNAYVEQTGDWAGLQVLPLYLSRQAYVRAKVTSFLLDDPSVPADVKEEAAKTASAYYRQAWEYTKPKQGQLILMSGLSGSGKSTTARYLARKLGAVHLRSDAVRKHLAGIPLLERGGNEIYTPEMTQKTYDRLLTLGITLANQGWRVILDAKYDRQHLRQQAINQATQHQLPLQIIHCTAPLEILQERLVNRTGDIADATADLLVSQLNQAESFTDKEQPYIKILDTTQSLEEQLKEFGIDR, via the coding sequence ATGACACAAGCTAATCTTCCAGCTTTAATTGAACAAATGTTACAACCAGGATTTTATCCTCATGGGGTGACAGAACCAATTCAACTGATTCAAACTCATGCTTCTTATGTGCTACTAACTGGAGAATATGTCTATAAACTGAAAAAACCTATAAATTTTGGCTTTTTAGATTATTCCACATTAGAAAAGCGGTTACATTGTTGCCAGGAAGAGTTACGTTTAAATCAGCGGGGCGCGGGTGAATTGTATTTGCAAGTATTACCTATTACCTGCACAGGAGAACAATACCATTTAGCGGGAAATTTAGAGGAAACAGGAGAGGTTGTAGAATATGCGCTAAAAATGCGCCAATTTCCCCAAGATGCTTTATTTAGTGAACTTTTTACCCAGGGTAAGTTAAATGAAATGCACTTGCAGGAATTAGGACGGGTAGTAGCTGAATACCATGCAAAATCCCAGACAAATGATTACATTCGCAGTTTTGGGCAAGTCTCACAAGTGCGTTTGGCTGTTGATGATAATTATAACCAAACTTTAAAGTATATTGGCAGACCTCAAAATCAGCAACAATTTACAGAAACAAAAGCATATACAGATAACTTTTTTAACCAAAATCCAGAATTATTTACTAGCAGAATTACCAATAACTACATCCGTGAATGTCACGGGGATTTACACCTGCGAAATATTGCTCTTTGGCATGATAAAATCATGTTATTCGATTGTATAGAATTTAATGAGCCGTTTCGCTTTGTAGATGTCATGTATGATGTGGCATTTACGGTAATGGATATTGAAGCAAAAGGGCGGAAAGATTTAGCAAATGCTTTTTTAAATGCTTATGTTGAACAAACTGGAGACTGGGCAGGGTTACAGGTATTACCTTTATATTTAAGTCGTCAAGCTTATGTGCGGGCAAAGGTGACATCATTTTTATTAGATGATCCTAGTGTACCCGCAGATGTGAAAGAAGAAGCCGCAAAAACAGCATCTGCATATTATCGTCAAGCTTGGGAGTATACTAAACCCAAACAAGGACAATTAATTTTAATGTCCGGGTTATCAGGTTCTGGTAAAAGTACCACTGCTAGGTATTTAGCTCGTAAACTAGGAGCAGTTCATTTGCGTTCTGATGCAGTGCGGAAACATTTAGCAGGTATTCCTTTATTAGAACGTGGTGGAAATGAAATATACACACCCGAAATGACTCAAAAGACTTATGACAGATTGTTAACATTAGGAATTACACTGGCTAATCAAGGTTGGCGTGTGATTTTAGATGCCAAGTATGACCGTCAACACTTACGCCAACAAGCGATTAATCAAGCTACTCAACATCAATTACCTTTACAGATTATCCATTGTACTGCACCACTAGAAATATTACAAGAACGACTGGTTAACCGTACTGGTGATATTGCTGATGCTACCGCTGATTTATTGGTATCTCAACTCAACCAAGCTGAATCATTCACAGACAAAGAACAACCCTACATTAAAATATTGGAT